From the genome of Phreatobacter cathodiphilus, one region includes:
- a CDS encoding ABC transporter ATP-binding protein: protein MSIHRPHPVLEILDLSVGFGDRPVVRGISLAIRNGETLALVGESGCGKSMTAFSILRLLPPGAAILGGQIVLDGIDLASVGPRQLRDIRGKGISLILQEPMTSLNPVLSIGTQIREVISRHERLSKAAARQRVIELLDLVGIAEPHRRYDEYPHNFSGGMRQRVMIAMAVACNPQLLIADEPTTALDVTIQAQVMDLLDRLRKQLSMAMLLITHDLGAVAQWADRVAVMYAGRIVEQAPVAEFFAGPRHPYSVGLLASSISEVEEWHYTNHRLAEIPGSVASSAGVTGCAFAPRCGRRVAACDAIPPLAQVAPQRTAACFHLVAGPAAA from the coding sequence ATGAGCATCCATCGCCCTCATCCCGTTCTGGAGATTCTCGACCTCTCCGTCGGCTTCGGCGACCGGCCGGTGGTGCGAGGCATCAGCCTGGCGATCCGCAACGGCGAAACCCTGGCACTGGTCGGCGAGAGCGGCTGCGGCAAGTCCATGACCGCCTTCTCGATCCTCCGGCTTCTCCCCCCCGGCGCGGCCATTCTCGGCGGGCAGATCGTGCTCGACGGCATCGATCTCGCGTCGGTCGGGCCGCGGCAGCTACGGGACATCCGCGGCAAAGGCATCTCGCTGATCCTTCAGGAGCCGATGACGTCGCTCAATCCGGTGCTCTCGATCGGCACCCAGATCCGCGAGGTCATCAGCCGCCACGAAAGGCTGTCCAAGGCGGCCGCCAGACAGCGTGTCATCGAGCTTCTGGACCTCGTCGGCATCGCCGAGCCGCATCGGCGATACGATGAATATCCGCACAATTTCTCGGGCGGCATGCGCCAGCGCGTCATGATCGCCATGGCGGTCGCCTGCAACCCGCAACTCCTCATCGCCGACGAGCCGACCACAGCCCTCGACGTCACCATCCAGGCGCAGGTCATGGATCTGCTGGATCGGCTGCGCAAGCAGCTTTCCATGGCCATGCTGCTGATCACCCACGATCTCGGTGCGGTCGCCCAATGGGCAGACAGGGTGGCCGTCATGTATGCCGGCCGCATCGTCGAACAGGCTCCCGTCGCCGAGTTCTTCGCGGGGCCCCGGCACCCCTATTCGGTGGGCCTTCTGGCTTCCTCCATCTCGGAGGTGGAGGAATGGCACTACACAAACCACCGGCTCGCCGAAATTCCCGGCTCGGTGGCCTCGTCGGCGGGGGTGACGGGCTGCGCCTTCGCGCCCCGCTGTGGGCGGCGCGTGGCAGCCTGCGACGCCATTCCCCCGCTCGCCCAGGTGGCGCCCCAACGGACGGCGGCCTGTTTTCATCTTGTGGCCGGGCCCGCGGCGGCATGA
- a CDS encoding ABC transporter permease gives MAGPTLQDIKAGAIAAAVPPAAAAVRPALAGSARPSSRPSGFRSRFRAYLRDPFFATACAILLTMAFLALSADLLVPHDPMDMVAAPLLWPGQDLGYPLGTDALGRDLLAGVVHGSRASLMVGLSAASIGLLIGATIGAVAGYFGGFVDNALMRLAELFQTVPSILLVIAILSIGEPSLALIAFAIGLASWPMVARLVRSQFLTLRESDFVLAARSLGYGTGRIIVGEILPNALPTVIVATSVMVANGILAEAGLSFLGLGDNNLVSWGSMVGNGRQVLRSEWYVSAIPGFAIVLTVLSFNILGDRLNDILNPRAEPA, from the coding sequence ATGGCCGGACCGACGCTCCAGGACATCAAGGCCGGCGCGATCGCGGCCGCCGTGCCGCCGGCTGCGGCGGCGGTTCGTCCGGCTCTTGCCGGCTCGGCCCGCCCCTCGTCGCGGCCGTCGGGCTTCCGGTCCCGCTTCCGCGCCTATCTGCGCGATCCGTTCTTCGCCACCGCCTGCGCGATCCTGCTGACCATGGCTTTCCTCGCCCTGTCGGCGGACCTGCTGGTCCCCCATGATCCCATGGACATGGTCGCGGCCCCGCTGCTCTGGCCCGGCCAGGACCTCGGCTACCCGCTCGGCACGGATGCCCTCGGCCGTGACCTTCTCGCCGGCGTCGTTCACGGATCGCGGGCATCGCTCATGGTCGGCCTCTCGGCGGCCTCGATCGGCCTGCTGATCGGCGCCACGATCGGGGCCGTCGCCGGCTATTTCGGCGGCTTCGTCGACAACGCGCTGATGCGGCTCGCCGAGCTGTTCCAGACCGTGCCCTCGATCCTGCTGGTCATCGCCATCCTGTCCATCGGCGAGCCCTCCCTGGCGCTCATCGCCTTCGCGATCGGACTGGCCTCATGGCCGATGGTGGCCCGCCTCGTCCGGTCCCAGTTCCTCACGCTGCGCGAGTCCGACTTCGTGCTCGCCGCCCGCAGTCTCGGCTACGGCACCGGCCGGATCATCGTCGGCGAGATCCTTCCGAACGCCCTTCCGACCGTCATCGTCGCGACCTCCGTCATGGTCGCCAACGGGATCCTCGCCGAGGCGGGCCTGTCCTTCCTCGGACTCGGCGACAACAACCTCGTCAGCTGGGGAAGCATGGTCGGCAACGGCCGGCAGGTCCTGCGTTCGGAATGGTACGTTTCGGCCATTCCCGGCTTCGCCATCGTCCTCACCGTCCTGTCCTTCAACATCCTCGGCGACCGGCTGAACGACATCCTCAATCCGCGGGCGGAGCCGGCATGA
- a CDS encoding ABC transporter substrate-binding protein: MIRAFWSLSLVAVLASTLPAAAQTPSRLVVGMNADIRSLEPGVNRDSNTDTVIHQIFEGLVAYRRDLTVGPALADAWQVSDEGRTYTFTLREGATFHNGKPVTSAEVKWMWDRLIGASTWACRAVFDGRSGARVTAVEAPDPRTVVFRLDRASGVFLKQLANIQCHVVAAHPDSVDAEGKWTTPIGSGPLSLREWRRAEYVLLDKAPGYSPSAAPADGFSGARVMQVDQVQFRIIPDSSAREAALVTGAVDVVHQIEPQQIDTLKQRGMTVTSAPGLSWSTLLLQTDDPLLSNVKIRQAIAHALDLKQIAEARNLGMAEANPSSVSEATAFFGPGYLQWPAHDPARAQALLREAGYRGEPLKIQTNRQYANMYQNAVMAEAMLTAAGFKVQLEVIDWATQLSNYLNGRFQMQSFGFSARFDPGLMYATFIADKSQIKTAQYGDAEAIRLLAESERTADDRARAGLFAQLHAKIRTDVPIIGLYFNPNVEASHPRVQGYRPWPAGQPITWGVTKR; the protein is encoded by the coding sequence ATGATCCGCGCCTTTTGGAGCCTGTCGCTGGTGGCTGTGCTCGCATCGACCCTGCCTGCCGCGGCACAGACGCCGAGCCGCCTGGTGGTGGGCATGAACGCGGACATCCGCAGCCTCGAGCCGGGGGTCAACCGCGACTCGAACACCGACACCGTCATCCACCAGATCTTCGAGGGCCTCGTCGCCTATCGCCGCGACCTCACGGTCGGCCCGGCGCTGGCGGACGCGTGGCAGGTCTCGGACGAGGGGCGCACCTACACCTTCACGCTGAGGGAGGGCGCCACGTTCCACAACGGCAAGCCGGTGACCTCGGCCGAGGTGAAGTGGATGTGGGACCGGCTGATCGGCGCCTCTACCTGGGCCTGCCGCGCCGTCTTCGACGGCCGCTCGGGCGCGCGGGTCACGGCGGTGGAGGCCCCCGATCCGCGGACGGTGGTGTTCCGCCTCGACCGCGCCAGCGGCGTCTTTCTCAAGCAGCTCGCCAACATCCAGTGCCATGTGGTGGCCGCCCATCCCGACAGCGTCGACGCGGAGGGCAAGTGGACGACGCCGATCGGGTCCGGGCCCCTCAGCCTCCGCGAATGGCGCCGGGCGGAGTACGTGCTCCTCGACAAGGCCCCCGGATACAGCCCCTCCGCGGCGCCGGCCGACGGTTTCTCCGGCGCCAGGGTCATGCAGGTGGACCAGGTCCAGTTCCGCATCATCCCCGACAGCAGCGCCCGCGAGGCGGCGCTGGTGACGGGCGCCGTGGACGTCGTGCACCAGATCGAGCCGCAGCAGATCGACACGCTGAAGCAGCGGGGCATGACGGTGACCTCGGCCCCGGGGCTGAGCTGGTCCACGCTGCTGCTGCAGACCGACGACCCGCTGCTGTCCAACGTCAAGATCCGCCAGGCCATCGCCCACGCCCTCGACCTCAAGCAGATCGCGGAGGCCCGCAACCTCGGCATGGCGGAGGCCAATCCGTCGTCCGTGAGCGAGGCGACGGCCTTCTTCGGGCCGGGCTACCTGCAGTGGCCGGCCCATGACCCGGCCCGCGCCCAGGCGCTGCTGCGCGAGGCGGGATATCGCGGCGAGCCGCTGAAGATCCAGACCAACCGGCAATATGCCAACATGTATCAGAACGCCGTCATGGCCGAGGCGATGCTGACCGCCGCGGGCTTCAAGGTGCAGCTCGAGGTGATCGACTGGGCTACGCAGCTGTCGAACTACCTCAACGGCCGATTCCAGATGCAGTCCTTCGGCTTCTCTGCGCGGTTCGACCCGGGGCTGATGTACGCGACCTTCATCGCCGACAAGAGCCAGATCAAGACCGCCCAGTACGGCGATGCCGAGGCCATCCGGCTGCTGGCGGAGAGCGAGCGGACGGCCGACGACCGGGCGCGGGCCGGGCTGTTCGCGCAGCTTCACGCGAAGATCCGCACGGACGTCCCGATCATCGGCCTCTACTTCAACCCCAATGTGGAGGCGAGCCACCCCCGCGTGCAGGGCTACCGGCCCTGGCCGGCGGGCCAGCCGATCACCTGGGGCGTCACCAAGCGCTGA
- a CDS encoding MalY/PatB family protein, with amino-acid sequence MALAAALTAAMEPPADNSFDLSEASLRRLHNAKWNQYGPDVLPAFVAEMDFAVAEPIQRAVQSLVERSDYGYPRRDGGKAGLAVAKAFAHRMKDRFDWDVDPALIVPVADLVQGTYAPVLAFTEPGDGIILQVPNYPPFREVIRTTERNLISLPMMDSGSGYLCNTEQIVDQIDGRTRMFVLCNPHNPTGRVFSRNELLDIGRFCIEHELIVLSDEIHSDLVYPGRRHIPFASLSPELAARTVTLNSPTKSFNIPGLRCAVLHFGSPELRERFGKRIPQRLLGDPNAIGVDAAVAAWTESQPWLDAVMGHLTATRDHVLRRIETELPEIQFRVPEGTYLAWLDCSGLMLNTSAFDFFHERARVAFSPGENFEPNCSAFVRFNFATSRVIADEIVDRMVAAVKTLRVC; translated from the coding sequence ATGGCGCTCGCTGCCGCATTGACCGCTGCCATGGAGCCGCCGGCGGACAACAGCTTCGACCTGAGTGAAGCCAGCCTCCGCCGGCTCCACAACGCCAAATGGAACCAGTATGGGCCCGACGTGCTGCCGGCCTTCGTCGCCGAGATGGACTTCGCGGTCGCCGAGCCGATCCAGCGGGCCGTGCAGAGCCTGGTGGAGCGCAGCGACTACGGCTATCCGCGGCGTGACGGCGGCAAGGCCGGACTGGCCGTCGCCAAGGCCTTCGCCCACCGGATGAAGGACAGGTTCGACTGGGACGTCGACCCCGCCCTGATCGTACCGGTGGCCGATCTGGTCCAGGGCACCTATGCGCCGGTCCTCGCCTTCACCGAACCGGGTGACGGCATCATCCTTCAGGTGCCGAACTACCCGCCGTTCCGCGAGGTGATCCGCACCACCGAGCGCAATCTCATCTCCCTGCCGATGATGGACAGCGGCAGCGGCTATCTCTGCAACACCGAGCAGATCGTCGACCAGATCGACGGGCGGACGCGGATGTTCGTGCTGTGCAATCCGCATAATCCCACCGGCCGTGTCTTCAGTCGGAACGAACTGCTCGACATCGGTCGCTTCTGCATCGAGCACGAGCTGATCGTGCTGTCGGACGAGATTCACTCCGACCTCGTCTATCCCGGCCGCAGGCACATTCCCTTCGCGTCGCTCTCGCCCGAACTCGCCGCGCGCACGGTGACGCTCAACTCTCCGACCAAGAGCTTCAACATTCCCGGCCTGCGCTGCGCCGTCCTGCACTTCGGCTCGCCGGAGCTGCGCGAGCGTTTCGGCAAGCGGATCCCCCAACGACTGCTCGGAGACCCCAACGCCATCGGCGTGGACGCCGCGGTGGCCGCCTGGACCGAGAGCCAGCCCTGGCTCGACGCCGTGATGGGACATCTGACCGCCACCCGCGATCACGTGCTGCGGCGGATCGAGACCGAGCTCCCGGAAATTCAGTTCCGAGTGCCGGAGGGCACCTATCTCGCCTGGCTCGATTGTTCCGGGCTCATGCTCAACACCTCGGCCTTCGACTTCTTCCACGAGCGGGCCCGTGTGGCGTTCAGCCCCGGCGAGAACTTTGAGCCCAACTGCAGCGCCTTCGTCAGGTTCAACTTCGCGACGTCCCGCGTGATCGCCGACGAGATCGTGGACCGCATGGTCGCAGCGGTGAAGACGCTGCGGGTTTGCTAG
- a CDS encoding ABC transporter ATP-binding protein has protein sequence MTLLAIEGLHTTYRSGTRLVHAVDGVSLEVGERETVGLVGESGCGKSTLGKTIMRLLDPSRGSIRLDGTEIADLDDRSMRSHRRKMQMVFQDPFASLNPRQTVFRLLDTPLKVHGVTDAQERRRRVVDMAGRVGLAPDALERYPHEFSGGQRQRIGIARALILSPRLVVCDEPVSALDLSIQAQILNLLVDLKRDLGLAYLFISHDLSVVRYFVDRVLVMYLGKIVESADHVSLWRDPKHPYTRALLAAVPSRDPARKASASLKGEISTAVQPGGCRFRGRCPLAMERCATEEPQLRRTSDSQMVACHLA, from the coding sequence GTGACCCTGCTCGCCATCGAGGGACTGCACACAACCTACCGGTCCGGCACGCGCCTCGTCCACGCCGTCGACGGTGTCTCGCTGGAGGTCGGCGAGCGGGAAACTGTCGGACTGGTCGGCGAATCCGGCTGCGGCAAGTCCACGCTGGGCAAGACGATCATGCGTCTTCTCGACCCGAGCCGGGGCAGCATCCGTCTCGACGGCACCGAGATTGCCGACCTCGACGACCGGAGCATGCGTTCGCACCGGCGCAAGATGCAGATGGTGTTCCAGGATCCCTTCGCGTCCCTCAATCCGCGCCAGACCGTCTTCAGGCTCCTCGACACGCCGCTGAAGGTGCACGGCGTGACCGATGCGCAGGAGCGGCGCCGCCGGGTCGTCGACATGGCCGGGCGCGTCGGCCTCGCACCGGACGCGCTCGAGCGCTACCCCCACGAATTCTCCGGCGGGCAACGACAGCGTATCGGCATCGCCCGCGCGCTGATCCTGAGCCCGCGACTGGTCGTCTGCGACGAGCCGGTTTCCGCACTGGACCTGTCCATCCAGGCCCAGATCCTCAACCTTCTCGTGGACCTGAAGCGCGATCTCGGGCTCGCCTATCTCTTCATCTCGCACGACCTGTCCGTGGTGCGATACTTCGTCGACCGGGTGCTGGTCATGTATCTCGGCAAGATCGTCGAGAGCGCCGACCATGTCAGTCTGTGGCGCGACCCCAAGCACCCGTATACGCGCGCTCTGCTGGCGGCCGTTCCCTCGCGCGATCCCGCGCGCAAGGCTTCGGCCTCCCTGAAGGGCGAGATATCGACGGCAGTGCAGCCGGGTGGCTGCCGCTTCCGCGGACGCTGCCCCCTGGCCATGGAGCGCTGCGCGACCGAGGAACCGCAACTGCGCCGCACGTCCGACAGCCAGATGGTGGCCTGCCACCTGGCCTGA
- a CDS encoding amidase, translating to MPAVTSAHPLETPRTGATSAGSGLWKLEAAELAALIRAGAVSSREAVAACLQRMDAVNGALNAVVRRFDEEALADAARADAALRSGEPVGPLHGVPVTIKVNIDQKGHPTDGGIVAYRDLVAASDNPVVANLRRAGAIVIGRTNTPGYSMRWHTDNALHGQTFNPWDRDVTPGGSSGGAGSAVAAGIGPIAHGNDIAGSVRYPAYCCGLFGLRPSFGRIPSSNGTATGLAPVSSQLMAVQGPLTRSMRDMRLAFAAMAQPSPLDTRCVVPAPFPPLERPVRVALVTGSAEASVAPEVSDAVREAGRRLAAGGYLVEEVAPPRIDAIARIWAKMAMPDVMAGLQPLIDTNGDDGIRRAVALWHEVLPSYGPQDVLTALGERSAALRDWQMFLETYPVVVMPVSYDLPYRVGFDLTDAPTTARVLEAQGPMMAISVMGLPGLAVPIGLAGTIPTGVQVVAGRFREDLIFDAAEVIEAHGTPRTPVSPAWSPA from the coding sequence ATGCCTGCAGTTACGTCCGCTCACCCCCTGGAGACGCCCCGCACGGGCGCGACGTCAGCCGGTTCCGGCCTCTGGAAGCTGGAGGCCGCCGAACTCGCGGCACTGATCCGGGCCGGGGCGGTATCCAGCCGGGAGGCGGTCGCGGCCTGTCTGCAACGCATGGACGCCGTCAACGGAGCCCTCAACGCCGTCGTCCGGCGCTTCGACGAAGAGGCCCTGGCCGACGCCGCGCGCGCCGACGCGGCGCTCCGCAGCGGCGAGCCTGTCGGTCCGCTCCACGGTGTCCCCGTCACCATCAAGGTCAACATCGACCAGAAGGGACACCCGACCGACGGCGGCATCGTCGCCTACCGCGATCTCGTCGCCGCCAGCGACAATCCGGTGGTCGCCAACCTGCGTCGCGCTGGCGCCATCGTCATCGGGCGCACCAACACGCCGGGCTATTCGATGCGCTGGCACACCGACAACGCCCTGCACGGGCAGACCTTCAATCCCTGGGACAGGGACGTGACCCCGGGCGGCTCCTCCGGCGGGGCCGGCTCCGCGGTCGCCGCCGGGATCGGTCCGATCGCCCACGGCAACGACATCGCCGGCTCGGTGCGCTACCCCGCCTATTGCTGCGGCCTGTTCGGACTGCGTCCGAGCTTCGGCCGCATCCCGTCGAGCAACGGCACGGCCACCGGTCTCGCGCCGGTCTCCTCGCAGCTCATGGCCGTGCAGGGCCCCCTCACCCGCTCCATGCGCGACATGCGCCTCGCCTTCGCCGCCATGGCCCAGCCGAGCCCGCTCGACACGCGCTGCGTGGTCCCCGCGCCGTTTCCGCCGCTGGAGCGCCCCGTGCGGGTCGCCCTGGTCACCGGATCGGCGGAGGCGAGTGTCGCGCCGGAGGTGTCGGACGCCGTGCGTGAAGCGGGGCGGCGGCTGGCCGCCGGCGGCTATCTGGTCGAGGAGGTCGCGCCGCCGCGCATCGACGCCATCGCGCGGATCTGGGCGAAGATGGCCATGCCCGACGTGATGGCGGGCCTCCAGCCGCTCATCGACACGAACGGCGACGACGGCATCCGGCGCGCGGTCGCCCTCTGGCACGAGGTCCTGCCCTCATACGGCCCGCAGGACGTGCTGACGGCCCTCGGCGAACGCTCGGCGGCCCTGCGCGACTGGCAGATGTTCCTCGAGACCTATCCCGTGGTGGTCATGCCGGTCTCCTACGACCTCCCCTATCGGGTCGGCTTCGACCTGACGGATGCCCCGACCACCGCGCGGGTTCTGGAGGCGCAGGGGCCGATGATGGCGATCTCCGTCATGGGACTGCCCGGGCTCGCGGTGCCGATCGGCCTCGCCGGCACCATCCCGACGGGCGTCCAGGTGGTCGCCGGCCGCTTCCGCGAGGACCTCATCTTCGACGCGGCCGAGGTGATCGAGGCCCACGGCACGCCCCGCACTCCCGTCTCGCCAGCCTGGAGCCCGGCATGA
- a CDS encoding hydrolase, with amino-acid sequence MTPTRRVHGRRLSSYDFGRTTVYASRFDPRLSYCAYVPLGYDEDGAERYPLVVVVHGTLRDATASRDAFADFAEAHSCIVLAPLFPAGITGPTDVSSYKLMLPCSPRYDLALLDMIEEIGARYRLAGSRFSLFGFSGGGHFAHRFFYLHPERLHAVSIGAPGIVTLLDRERDYWVGVRDFAAVWGRPIDLDTMRTVAVQTVIGADDLDTWEITITPTHPGWRPDWDLAGSNRPERLASLGASLTRYGIAVRHDSVPGVSHRWDGLMPAVKDFLGEQMSRLAPSPTTPRP; translated from the coding sequence ATGACCCCGACGCGGCGCGTCCACGGCAGGCGGCTGTCGTCCTACGATTTCGGCAGGACGACGGTCTATGCCAGCCGTTTCGATCCCCGCCTGTCCTACTGCGCCTATGTGCCGCTCGGCTACGACGAGGACGGCGCGGAGCGCTATCCGCTGGTCGTGGTCGTGCACGGCACGCTGCGCGACGCCACGGCGAGCCGCGACGCCTTCGCGGACTTCGCCGAGGCCCATTCCTGCATCGTGCTGGCGCCGCTCTTTCCCGCCGGCATCACCGGCCCGACCGACGTCTCGTCCTACAAGCTGATGCTGCCCTGCTCCCCGCGCTACGACCTCGCCCTTCTCGACATGATCGAGGAGATCGGCGCGCGCTACCGCCTCGCCGGGTCGCGGTTCAGCCTGTTCGGCTTTTCGGGCGGCGGACATTTCGCCCACCGGTTCTTCTACCTGCACCCCGAAAGGCTGCATGCGGTGTCGATCGGCGCGCCCGGGATCGTGACGCTGCTCGACCGGGAGCGCGACTACTGGGTGGGCGTGCGCGACTTCGCGGCGGTGTGGGGCCGTCCGATCGATCTCGACACCATGCGGACCGTGGCGGTCCAGACGGTCATCGGCGCCGACGACCTCGACACCTGGGAGATCACCATCACGCCCACCCATCCCGGCTGGCGACCCGACTGGGACCTGGCGGGCAGCAACCGCCCGGAGCGGCTGGCCTCGCTCGGAGCGAGCCTGACGCGGTACGGCATCGCCGTGCGCCACGACAGCGTGCCCGGCGTGTCCCACCGCTGGGACGGCCTGATGCCGGCCGTCAAGGATTTCCTCGGCGAGCAGATGTCTCGCCTCGCGCCTTCCCCGACCACCCCCCGACCGTGA
- a CDS encoding ABC transporter permease codes for MSALARTAKTLRRTAVQAVPTIAGIIVLNFLFLNLMPGDAADAIAGRAGSATAETMEALRQSLGLDQSLLTRLFVYLGDLASFNLGRSATYNVPVSALIAERLPNTMLLMFTALTLALTFGIGFGWIMAVFASKWPDRLLTALVLLFYSAPAFWLGLMTIVMFSAWLGWLPSSGNTSLGRNLTGLAGLKDRIQHLILPATAMAINFVAIYARLTRAAMLDVLRQDFMRTAAAKGLHPLVLQFRHAMRNALIPVTTVAGMHLANLLGGAVVIETVFGWPGIGRLTLDAVLARDYNVLLGILLLSSVIVIVVNMLIEIIVSWLDPRIQAR; via the coding sequence ATGAGCGCGCTCGCCCGCACCGCCAAGACCCTCAGGCGGACCGCGGTCCAGGCGGTGCCGACCATCGCCGGCATCATCGTGCTGAATTTCCTGTTCCTGAACCTGATGCCCGGCGATGCCGCCGACGCCATCGCCGGCCGTGCGGGTTCGGCGACCGCCGAGACCATGGAGGCGCTACGCCAGTCGCTGGGGCTCGACCAGTCGCTGCTGACCCGCCTCTTCGTCTATCTCGGCGATCTCGCGTCCTTCAATCTGGGCCGGTCCGCAACCTACAACGTGCCGGTGTCCGCGCTCATCGCCGAGCGCCTGCCCAACACCATGCTGCTGATGTTCACCGCGCTGACGCTCGCCCTGACCTTCGGCATCGGTTTCGGATGGATCATGGCGGTGTTCGCCAGCAAGTGGCCGGATCGCCTCCTCACCGCCCTGGTGCTCCTGTTCTACTCCGCTCCGGCCTTCTGGCTCGGCCTGATGACGATCGTCATGTTCTCGGCCTGGCTCGGCTGGCTGCCCAGCAGCGGCAACACCTCGCTCGGCCGCAATCTCACCGGGCTCGCCGGCCTCAAGGATCGCATTCAGCATCTCATCCTGCCGGCCACCGCCATGGCCATCAATTTCGTCGCCATCTACGCGCGCCTCACCCGCGCGGCGATGCTCGATGTGCTCAGGCAGGACTTCATGCGGACGGCGGCCGCCAAGGGGCTGCATCCGCTGGTGCTGCAGTTCCGCCACGCCATGCGCAATGCGCTGATCCCGGTGACGACCGTCGCCGGCATGCATCTGGCCAACCTCCTCGGGGGTGCCGTCGTCATCGAGACGGTCTTCGGCTGGCCCGGCATCGGCCGCCTCACCCTCGATGCCGTCCTCGCCCGTGACTACAACGTGCTGCTGGGAATCCTGCTCCTGTCGTCGGTGATCGTGATCGTCGTCAACATGCTGATCGAGATCATCGTCTCGTGGCTCGATCCGCGTATCCAGGCGAGGTGA
- a CDS encoding GntR family transcriptional regulator: MTSPPAPMSPKPRPPAARPPRSKPRSTAAAPPAAPIASAEPPSRLQRDLLPRIVELLRLDGAEPGHRITEAAMARRLQVSRTPVRAALKHLAERGVLAALPGGGLTPARPLDQVADAEFASVGVEIDVWCSRMARDRLSGALPPQVSEADLMRRYDLGRPLLLRILNKLAEVGLVERLPGHGWLFSPVNDPAAIAESYAFRRLIEPASLLEAGTRIDRAWLAEMRRRHEDMLTRTWSEALAVSLFEMNADFHEGLVAASGNRYLLLAIQQQTRLRRYTNYEWRYGPERVKVSCRQHLEIIARLEAGEVEVAAALLRQHLDLARTVSLGPR; this comes from the coding sequence ATGACGTCCCCGCCGGCACCCATGTCTCCAAAGCCCAGACCGCCAGCCGCCAGGCCGCCCCGCAGCAAGCCGCGCTCCACCGCCGCCGCGCCGCCGGCGGCCCCGATCGCGTCGGCGGAACCGCCGAGCCGGCTGCAACGCGATCTCCTGCCGCGGATCGTGGAACTGCTGCGCCTCGACGGGGCTGAACCCGGTCATCGCATCACCGAGGCGGCGATGGCGCGGCGCCTGCAGGTCTCCCGGACGCCGGTCCGTGCAGCCCTCAAGCACCTTGCGGAGCGGGGTGTGCTCGCCGCCTTGCCCGGCGGGGGCCTGACGCCTGCCCGCCCGCTCGACCAGGTGGCGGACGCGGAATTCGCGTCCGTCGGGGTGGAGATCGACGTCTGGTGCTCGCGCATGGCACGCGATCGGCTGTCCGGCGCCCTCCCGCCTCAGGTCTCGGAGGCGGATCTGATGCGGCGCTACGATCTCGGCCGTCCGCTGCTGCTGCGCATCCTCAACAAGCTCGCCGAGGTTGGCCTCGTCGAACGGCTCCCGGGCCACGGTTGGCTCTTCTCACCGGTCAACGATCCCGCCGCCATCGCCGAAAGCTACGCTTTTCGCCGCCTCATCGAGCCGGCGTCCCTCCTCGAGGCCGGTACCCGCATCGATCGCGCCTGGCTCGCCGAGATGCGTCGCCGGCACGAGGACATGCTGACCCGGACCTGGAGCGAGGCCCTGGCGGTCTCGCTGTTCGAGATGAACGCGGATTTCCACGAGGGGCTCGTCGCCGCATCGGGCAACCGCTACCTGCTGCTCGCGATCCAGCAGCAGACGCGGCTCAGGCGCTACACCAACTACGAATGGCGCTATGGCCCGGAGCGGGTGAAGGTGTCGTGCCGGCAGCATCTGGAGATCATCGCGCGGCTCGAGGCGGGGGAGGTCGAGGTCGCCGCCGCCCTTCTGCGCCAGCATCTCGATCTCGCACGGACCGTCAGCCTCGGGCCGCGCTGA